Proteins co-encoded in one Candidatus Methylomirabilis sp. genomic window:
- a CDS encoding thiamine pyrophosphate-dependent enzyme, protein MADQERAYNPLDEEHVEQAAGTKARGIEKEIHESALPPTGVLELDLEQYVGDFNERIIGAYAAGTGEQTLPADVGVARSLIPPGTGALRDFSYIAPEIPRFDRDRCVGCMACVTECPDTAILGKAIPKSRLEAELNSITDDREREAIRAQWGETKKYYELYEKKGEEGALFGIFVDPTKCKGCAECVEVCGTLGYHALTMVKKDETTIPRYRNYFNFFRQVGATPRKYINERALADMMLHEEAALLYVGGAGSCMGCGEATAIRMMLAATGFVYGAEAIGIVAATGCNTVYGSTYPYNPFLVPWTNSLFENAPAMAMGVRAKWNQRGWQDKKLWVIGGDGAMYDIGFQSLSRMLAAGMDINVLILDTQVYSNTGGQASSATYTGQDAKMATFGKTVPGKQERRKELALIAMMHPDTLVAQTTAAHVNHFYRAIMAANEYPGPAVVTVYTTCQPEHGVADDRSSHQAKLAVDSRAFPLFMYDPRKGERIKERLSLAGNPAMGEDWYRLPHTGEVIDFLTFARTEGRFAKQFDTEGRPSDILRYTQTERLQYWRRLQELAGVR, encoded by the coding sequence ATGGCAGATCAAGAGCGAGCATATAACCCTCTGGATGAGGAGCACGTCGAGCAGGCTGCCGGGACCAAGGCTCGCGGGATTGAGAAGGAGATCCACGAAAGCGCCTTGCCCCCGACCGGGGTTCTGGAGCTTGATCTTGAGCAGTACGTGGGCGACTTCAACGAGCGGATCATCGGGGCGTACGCGGCCGGGACAGGGGAACAGACACTTCCGGCTGATGTGGGGGTGGCCCGCAGTCTGATCCCGCCGGGGACCGGCGCGCTGCGAGACTTCAGTTACATTGCGCCGGAGATTCCGCGGTTCGATCGGGATCGGTGTGTCGGGTGCATGGCCTGCGTCACGGAGTGTCCGGACACCGCCATCCTGGGAAAAGCCATTCCCAAGTCGCGTCTGGAGGCTGAGCTGAACAGCATCACCGACGACCGGGAGCGGGAGGCAATCCGGGCCCAGTGGGGCGAGACGAAAAAGTACTATGAGCTTTACGAGAAGAAAGGGGAGGAAGGTGCCCTCTTCGGCATCTTCGTCGATCCGACCAAGTGCAAGGGGTGCGCCGAGTGCGTCGAGGTCTGCGGGACCCTCGGCTATCATGCCCTCACGATGGTGAAGAAGGACGAGACGACGATCCCACGCTATCGAAACTATTTTAACTTCTTCCGACAAGTCGGTGCCACTCCACGCAAGTATATCAATGAGCGGGCGCTCGCGGATATGATGCTCCATGAGGAGGCGGCGCTCCTTTACGTTGGCGGCGCCGGCTCGTGTATGGGGTGTGGTGAAGCGACGGCGATCCGAATGATGTTGGCCGCGACCGGATTCGTCTATGGCGCGGAAGCAATCGGAATCGTAGCGGCGACCGGGTGCAACACGGTCTACGGCTCGACCTATCCGTACAACCCGTTTCTGGTTCCCTGGACCAACTCCCTGTTCGAAAACGCGCCGGCCATGGCAATGGGTGTTCGCGCCAAATGGAATCAGCGCGGGTGGCAGGACAAAAAGCTCTGGGTCATCGGGGGGGATGGGGCGATGTACGACATCGGGTTCCAGTCACTCTCAAGGATGCTGGCCGCCGGGATGGACATTAACGTACTGATCCTGGATACGCAGGTCTACTCCAATACCGGCGGACAGGCCTCCTCGGCGACCTATACCGGACAGGACGCAAAGATGGCTACGTTCGGCAAGACGGTGCCAGGCAAGCAGGAGCGGCGGAAAGAGCTGGCGCTTATCGCCATGATGCACCCGGATACTCTTGTCGCGCAGACTACGGCGGCCCACGTCAACCACTTTTATCGGGCCATCATGGCGGCCAATGAGTACCCGGGGCCGGCCGTAGTCACTGTCTACACTACCTGCCAGCCCGAGCACGGCGTAGCGGACGACCGGTCCTCGCATCAGGCGAAGCTGGCGGTCGATTCTCGGGCATTCCCCCTCTTTATGTACGACCCACGGAAGGGAGAGAGGATCAAAGAGCGACTCAGCCTGGCAGGTAACCCGGCGATGGGCGAAGACTGGTATAGACTGCCTCACACCGGAGAGGTGATCGACTTTCTGACGTTCGCCAGGACAGAGGGCCGGTTCGCGAAGCAGTTCGACACGGAAGGCCGTCCGTCTGATATCTTACGCTACACCCAGACCGAGCGACTTCAGTACTGGCGGCGCCTGCAAGAGTTGGCCGGAGTGCGATAA
- a CDS encoding CBS domain-containing protein: MTQLSEIMNRTLITVDTRTSLRRAQRMLDQHHIRHLFVMDGKRLVGIVTDRDLRKAAPSSKSPLTTSEREEFMDELKVVEVMSRKLITASPTTTAREAAKVMVREKIGCLPVVDGNTLVGIVTETDLLEILVRGEEAS; encoded by the coding sequence ATGACGCAGCTTTCGGAGATCATGAATCGGACGCTGATCACCGTGGACACGCGCACTTCCCTGCGCCGGGCTCAACGAATGCTGGATCAGCATCACATCCGCCATCTGTTCGTGATGGACGGCAAGCGTCTGGTTGGGATCGTCACCGATCGCGATCTTCGAAAGGCCGCCCCCTCCTCGAAGTCGCCTTTGACGACCAGTGAACGCGAGGAGTTCATGGACGAGTTGAAGGTCGTGGAGGTCATGTCGCGGAAGCTGATTACGGCCTCCCCTACGACGACTGCGCGGGAGGCAGCAAAGGTAATGGTCCGCGAAAAGATCGGCTGCCTGCCGGTGGTGGATGGCAATACACTGGTTGGGATCGTGACCGAGACCGATCTGCTCGAGATACTGGTCCGGGGAGAGGAGGCATCATGA
- a CDS encoding beta-propeller fold lactonase family protein, producing the protein MTAVRRVVTIGILAIASLLIVRSAALAHGAGVRGTQALYVANEGSDTVSVIDLESMKVTGTITVGSGPQHVAISPDRRRAFVTCGRSAEVWILDLPTHAVLATVPNATGPEGQTVFGAGATYAYVTNSLYSRVTVIETATGKKVAMIPVGEAPTKIGISPDGSHAYVPSERSHSVAALNLSLNVVAAELPIAVRPYAVEISPDGKYLLVSSPDSNTVTVIEAATQMSLRRIPVGDDPHHVVFGPGGAFAYVLNRGSNNLSVIQMANHQVVATIPVGKEPSDADITPSGHYIYVTNTGGDDVSVISTRTSTVVGTIPVGTRPHDIVISGDGRYAFVANTGSDDISVINLLSQTTVGRVPVGKRPRGLALW; encoded by the coding sequence ATGACGGCAGTCCGGCGTGTCGTGACCATCGGTATCCTGGCGATAGCGTCACTGCTGATCGTTCGCTCGGCTGCGCTTGCGCACGGGGCAGGTGTGCGCGGCACGCAGGCGCTCTACGTCGCGAATGAGGGCTCGGATACGGTTTCGGTGATCGATCTTGAGTCAATGAAGGTGACCGGCACCATTACTGTGGGCTCCGGCCCGCAGCATGTCGCAATCAGCCCGGATCGCCGTCGCGCCTTTGTCACGTGTGGCCGTTCGGCTGAGGTCTGGATTCTGGACTTACCCACCCACGCTGTCCTGGCCACGGTGCCCAATGCGACCGGCCCAGAGGGCCAGACGGTTTTTGGAGCTGGCGCGACCTATGCCTACGTCACCAACAGTCTGTACAGCCGGGTTACGGTGATTGAGACTGCCACCGGAAAAAAGGTTGCGATGATTCCGGTGGGAGAAGCACCCACGAAGATCGGCATCTCCCCGGATGGTAGCCACGCCTATGTTCCCAGCGAGCGGTCCCATTCCGTCGCTGCGCTGAACCTATCGCTGAATGTCGTCGCAGCCGAGCTACCGATCGCCGTGAGACCTTATGCCGTCGAGATTTCTCCCGATGGCAAGTATCTGTTGGTCTCCAGTCCTGATTCAAACACCGTCACCGTCATCGAGGCCGCCACTCAGATGTCGTTGCGTAGAATCCCCGTCGGTGACGACCCGCATCACGTGGTGTTCGGCCCTGGTGGGGCCTTTGCGTACGTGCTGAATAGGGGCTCGAATAACCTGAGCGTGATCCAGATGGCAAATCATCAGGTGGTGGCGACCATCCCCGTGGGGAAGGAGCCAAGCGATGCCGACATCACGCCGTCCGGCCACTACATCTATGTGACGAATACGGGTGGGGACGACGTGTCGGTCATCTCAACGCGAACCAGCACTGTGGTAGGGACGATCCCTGTAGGGACCCGTCCGCATGATATCGTCATCTCGGGCGACGGGCGGTACGCCTTTGTGGCCAACACCGGATCGGATGATATCTCCGTGATCAACCTGCTCTCCCAGACAACGGTAGGGCGAGTGCCTGTCGGCAAGCGCCCCCGTGGGCTGGCCTTATGGTGA
- a CDS encoding 2-oxoacid:acceptor oxidoreductase family protein, with product MTSERFRFPGIPATADGSAAVVWVDSHITQGACAYPITPSTNMGSGYQAEVANGTRNLWGEPLFFLEPESEHSSASACEGFALAGGRVSNFTSGQGLVLMKEVLYTIAGKRLPAVFHIGARALTSQALNVHAGHDDVMAVADVGWGMLFAKNAQDVADLALIARRVAEEGETPFMTVQDGFLTTHTIENLLLPEPELMKEFIGDPHAGTRLRNLMNPLKPIMSGVVQNQDSYMKGKIAQRFFYDRLPAIVERVMEQYYSLTGRRYGPVEAYRLEDADYAIVGMGGLVETAMATVDDLRARRGVRAGALHVTCFRPFPGPQIVEAMKHLKAMAIIERMDNPTAQSNPLTAEIKAAFADALTGTPGYPTIDRMPIIYSGSAGLGSRDIRPGHFVAAIEHMQRDDGGSRYFVLGIKHDLALAPSEDPKIKPAGAFSMRGHSVGGFGSVTTNKVIATIVGDLFGLKVQAYPKYGSEKKGLPTTYYLTVAKERIRTHCELAQVDFVPLNDINAFNLGNPLAGLAEEGMVFIQTDKTTPEEVWARIPDYAKRIVRERHIRVLALDTVKIAREVASSADLEQRMQGIVLLGIFLRCTPFLREQHLTEEQVFSAVERSLRKYFGKRGEQVVRDNLEAVRRGYTEVFELPMKLMTAVGAGRIGCSF from the coding sequence ATGACCAGCGAGCGTTTTCGTTTTCCAGGCATCCCGGCCACAGCAGACGGCTCGGCTGCAGTCGTCTGGGTCGACTCGCATATTACGCAAGGCGCTTGCGCCTATCCGATTACCCCCTCCACCAATATGGGAAGCGGGTACCAAGCGGAGGTTGCGAACGGCACACGCAACCTTTGGGGCGAGCCGCTCTTCTTTCTCGAGCCTGAGTCGGAGCATAGTTCCGCGTCCGCGTGCGAGGGGTTTGCCTTGGCTGGTGGGCGGGTCTCGAATTTTACCTCCGGTCAGGGGCTGGTCCTGATGAAGGAGGTCCTCTATACCATCGCCGGGAAGCGGCTCCCGGCGGTCTTTCATATCGGTGCTCGCGCCCTGACCTCTCAGGCCTTAAACGTCCACGCGGGTCACGATGACGTAATGGCCGTGGCGGATGTCGGCTGGGGGATGCTCTTCGCGAAGAATGCTCAGGATGTGGCTGATCTGGCGCTCATCGCCCGCCGCGTTGCCGAGGAGGGGGAGACCCCGTTCATGACGGTCCAGGACGGTTTCCTCACCACCCACACGATTGAGAATCTCCTGCTTCCGGAACCGGAGCTGATGAAGGAATTCATCGGCGACCCGCATGCCGGCACGCGCCTGCGCAATCTCATGAATCCTTTGAAGCCGATCATGAGCGGTGTCGTGCAGAATCAGGACAGTTACATGAAGGGAAAGATTGCTCAGCGGTTCTTCTACGATCGACTGCCGGCGATTGTCGAGCGGGTGATGGAGCAGTATTACTCCCTGACAGGCCGCCGGTATGGTCCGGTGGAGGCGTACCGGCTGGAGGATGCCGACTATGCCATCGTGGGGATGGGAGGGCTGGTCGAGACCGCCATGGCCACCGTCGATGATCTCCGAGCCCGCCGCGGCGTTCGGGCCGGCGCGCTGCATGTCACCTGCTTTCGCCCGTTTCCGGGCCCGCAAATCGTCGAGGCAATGAAGCACCTGAAGGCCATGGCGATCATCGAGCGGATGGACAACCCCACCGCTCAGTCAAACCCTCTCACTGCTGAGATTAAGGCGGCGTTCGCCGATGCGCTGACGGGCACTCCGGGGTACCCGACGATTGACAGGATGCCGATCATCTATTCCGGTTCAGCCGGGCTGGGCAGTCGGGATATCCGTCCCGGTCACTTCGTGGCTGCTATCGAGCATATGCAACGGGACGATGGTGGATCTCGTTACTTTGTTTTGGGGATCAAGCACGACTTGGCGCTTGCGCCATCAGAGGATCCGAAGATCAAGCCGGCCGGCGCCTTCTCAATGCGCGGCCATTCGGTTGGTGGCTTCGGATCGGTGACGACCAACAAGGTGATCGCCACGATTGTGGGCGATCTCTTCGGCTTGAAGGTTCAGGCCTACCCGAAGTACGGTTCCGAGAAGAAGGGCCTGCCTACCACCTACTATCTGACTGTGGCTAAGGAGCGGATCCGCACCCATTGCGAACTCGCGCAGGTCGATTTCGTGCCTCTCAACGACATCAATGCCTTCAATCTTGGCAACCCGTTGGCCGGCTTGGCGGAAGAGGGGATGGTCTTTATCCAGACCGACAAGACGACGCCGGAAGAGGTCTGGGCGCGGATCCCTGACTATGCGAAGAGAATCGTCCGGGAGCGGCATATTCGGGTCCTCGCCCTGGATACCGTAAAGATCGCGCGCGAGGTCGCCAGCTCCGCCGATCTGGAGCAACGGATGCAGGGGATTGTTCTCCTGGGAATTTTCCTCCGCTGTACACCGTTTCTCCGCGAGCAGCATCTAACTGAGGAGCAGGTCTTCTCGGCGGTCGAGCGGTCATTGCGGAAGTACTTTGGCAAGCGTGGTGAGCAGGTCGTTCGTGATAATCTGGAGGCGGTGAGACGAGGCTATACCGAGGTCTTCGAACTCCCAATGAAGCTGATGACGGCGGTTGGGGCTGGTCGCATAGGGTGCTCGTTCTGA
- a CDS encoding universal stress protein: MITLKKILVPTDFSETAKVALTYARALASTYHGSVHVLHVLPDASVQPWAFGVETETMGLSTSERLKRWEQKANEQMKNLLSETERKQLDVRFVTQVGHPVQQILQYAKDQAVDLIVMGTHGRGTPAPTSGGAFPWNVPMGSVAERVVRQAPCPVLTVRHPEHEFVTP; this comes from the coding sequence ATGATTACACTCAAGAAGATTCTTGTGCCGACAGACTTTAGCGAGACCGCGAAGGTGGCGCTCACGTATGCTCGGGCGCTCGCCTCCACGTACCACGGCTCGGTGCATGTCCTGCACGTGTTGCCGGACGCCTCGGTTCAGCCTTGGGCGTTCGGGGTCGAGACCGAGACCATGGGGCTTTCAACCTCAGAGCGGTTGAAGCGGTGGGAGCAGAAGGCAAACGAGCAGATGAAGAATCTGCTCTCGGAGACGGAGCGGAAGCAACTCGATGTGCGATTTGTGACGCAGGTGGGCCATCCGGTCCAACAGATTCTTCAGTACGCCAAAGACCAGGCGGTCGATCTCATCGTGATGGGGACACACGGTCGAGGTACCCCTGCGCCCACATCGGGCGGGGCGTTCCCATGGAACGTACCAATGGGCAGCGTTGCCGAGCGAGTGGTTCGCCAAGCCCCGTGTCCGGTCCTCACCGTTCGACATCCGGAGCATGAGTTCGTTACGCCCTAA
- a CDS encoding CBS domain-containing protein: MAEELVRDWMHRGVITCGPETSVQVVADTMKTRDISALVVVDEAGDAIGVISRTDLVNARFVEPYLKHWRGLTAKHLMSCPVVSVSDDTSLAEAATCLRDRKIHRLVVTERHGTHEKPIGILSVTDLAGKL; this comes from the coding sequence ATGGCGGAGGAGCTGGTCAGGGACTGGATGCACCGGGGTGTGATCACGTGTGGACCTGAGACGTCTGTCCAGGTAGTAGCCGATACGATGAAAACGCGCGACATCAGCGCCCTGGTGGTGGTGGACGAGGCGGGAGACGCCATCGGCGTCATCTCTCGCACCGATCTCGTCAACGCCCGGTTTGTCGAGCCGTATCTCAAGCATTGGCGGGGACTCACCGCCAAGCACCTGATGAGCTGCCCGGTCGTCAGCGTTTCGGACGATACGTCGCTTGCTGAGGCTGCGACATGCCTCCGTGACAGGAAGATCCACCGGCTGGTTGTGACCGAGAGGCACGGGACACACGAAAAACCAATCGGCATCCTCTCGGTGACCGATCTGGCCGGGAAGTTGTGA